In Oncorhynchus mykiss isolate Arlee chromosome 1, USDA_OmykA_1.1, whole genome shotgun sequence, the following proteins share a genomic window:
- the si:ch211-59o9.10 gene encoding uncharacterized protein si:ch211-59o9.10 isoform X1 — protein sequence MDHTQASSSIFVDMDRTLENLEPSSPLQDFEELDTTEPLNQACLLDEQDLLFGDLSEFGTLNEPPVVILETPSPQYLRRRRRYNRFENFGSVSLSPPPSREEKSLIMTPTSHQMSKRKKLSMPATSMRGEAKPGTSWATSGFVAASSLITDSSLVTWLEPPLPSSMPCSYSSSPPSSSLGAPPASQEVTAGEGFCRNTSSQTPVAESTVEPGLPSYNRGRKRTCKRAASTKSASTFARAPTNLTTDSVSFLPGTEKESHVAGWEVPFSTAEAMSPKYDEVVISDNDDDVIVEAVVRAVQLKEDEAFARSLQERFDREEQLQQEQRRQQEAMAPNRPHHNYPYDPHLGMNWMSPWPSAVNYAAFSPLVAGLEEELMGRRRGRGRSRAPRRRNPRHVVSSLFDDSQGDNYEALLAFEEGQGAVVAKKTLSEREIERLPTKTYDPAHSAGKTQCQICFSDYTEGELLRMLPCLHNYHMQCIDRWLKENSTCPICRIDISECSGN from the exons ATGGACCATACACAAGCTAGTAGCTCCATCTTCGTAGACATGGACAGAACACTGGAGAACTTGGAGCCCAGCAGTCCACTTCAGGACTTTGAGGAACTAGACACCACGGAACCCCTGAATCAGGCATGCCTACTGGATGAGCAAGACCTGCTCTTTGGTGATCTCAGTGAATTTGGCACCCTCAACGAGCCCCCTGTCGTCATCCTTGAGACGCCCAG CCCTCAGTACCTCAGACGGAGGCGGCGGTACAATAGGTTTGAAAACTTTGGATCG GTTTCTCTCAGCCCACCTCCCAGTCGAGAGGAAAAATCGCTCATCATGACCCCCACCTCTCATCAGATGTCAAAACGCAAAAAGCTGTCCATGCCAGCCACCAGCATGAGAGGTGAAGCCAAACCGGGCACCTCGTGGGCAACCAGTGGTTTTGTTGCTGCTTCATCTCTCATAACAGACTCTTCTCTGGTGACCTGGCTGgaacctcctctcccttcctctatgCCATGTTCTTATTCATCATCACCACCCTCATCCTCCCTTGGTGCGCCCCCTGCCTCGCAGGAAGTAACAGCCGGGGAAGGATTTTGCAGAAACACATCGTCTCAGACTCCTGTGGCAGAATCCACAGTGGAACCTGGGCTCCCTAGTTACAACAGAGGCCGGAAGAGGACCTGTAAAAGAGCAGCCTCTACCAAGTCCGCCTCCACATTTGCCCGAGCCCCAACAAACCTCACCACAGACTCTGTGTCATTCCTGCCaggcacagagaaagagagtcatGTTGCTGGCTGGGAGGTTCCTTTCTCTACAG CCGAAGCAATGTCGCCCAAATATGACGAGGTGGTCATCAGTGACAACGATGATGATGTCATTGTAGAGGCTGTGGTTCGCGCAGTGCAGTTGAAGGAAGATGAGGCATTTGCGCGCAGTCTTCAG gaACGGTTTGACCGAGAGGAGCAACTGCAGCAGGAACAAAGGAGACAGCAGGAAGCCATGGCGCCCAACAGACCCCACCACAACTACCCG TATGATCCTCATTTAGGGATGAACTGGATGTCGCCCTGGCCCTCAGCAGTGAACTACGCAGCTTTTTCGCCTCTCGTCGCGGGATTAGAGGAAG AGTTGATGGGAAGGCGCAGAGGAAGAGGCCGATCTCGCGCTCCTCGTCGCAGAAACCCCCGTCATGTGGTCTCTTCCCTCTTTGATGACAGTCAGGGAGACAACTATGAG GCTCTACTGGCCTTTGAGGAGGGCCAGGGTGCTGTTGTGGCCAAGAAAACCCTGAgtgaaagagagattgagaggctGCCTACGAAAACCTACGACCCAGCACATAGTGCAGGAAAGACACA GTGTCAGATCTGTTTCTCAGACTATACAGAGGGGGAACTGCTGAGGATGCTCCCATGCCTCCATAACTACCATATGCAATGCATCGACCGCTGGTTAAAG GAAAACTCCACGTGCCCTATCTGCCGAATTGACATATCCGAGTGCAGTGGTAACTGA
- the si:ch211-59o9.10 gene encoding uncharacterized protein si:ch211-59o9.10 isoform X2, protein MDHTQASSSIFVDMDRTLENLEPSSPLQDFEELDTTEPLNQACLLDEQDLLFGDLSEFGTLNEPPVVILETPSPQYLRRRRRYNRFENFGSVSLSPPPSREEKSLIMTPTSHQMSKRKKLSMPATSMRGEAKPGTSWATSGFVAASSLITDSSLVTWLEPPLPSSMPCSYSSSPPSSSLGAPPASQEVTAGEGFCRNTSSQTPVAESTVEPGLPSYNRGRKRTCKRAASTKSASTFARAPTNLTTDSVSFLPGTEKESHVAGWEVPFSTAEAMSPKYDEVVISDNDDDVIVEAVVRAVQLKEDEAFARSLQERFDREEQLQQEQRRQQEAMAPNRPHHNYPYDPHLGMNWMSPWPSAVNYAAFSPLVAGLEEVCVESFRVDGKAQRKRPISRSSSQKPPSCGLFPL, encoded by the exons ATGGACCATACACAAGCTAGTAGCTCCATCTTCGTAGACATGGACAGAACACTGGAGAACTTGGAGCCCAGCAGTCCACTTCAGGACTTTGAGGAACTAGACACCACGGAACCCCTGAATCAGGCATGCCTACTGGATGAGCAAGACCTGCTCTTTGGTGATCTCAGTGAATTTGGCACCCTCAACGAGCCCCCTGTCGTCATCCTTGAGACGCCCAG CCCTCAGTACCTCAGACGGAGGCGGCGGTACAATAGGTTTGAAAACTTTGGATCG GTTTCTCTCAGCCCACCTCCCAGTCGAGAGGAAAAATCGCTCATCATGACCCCCACCTCTCATCAGATGTCAAAACGCAAAAAGCTGTCCATGCCAGCCACCAGCATGAGAGGTGAAGCCAAACCGGGCACCTCGTGGGCAACCAGTGGTTTTGTTGCTGCTTCATCTCTCATAACAGACTCTTCTCTGGTGACCTGGCTGgaacctcctctcccttcctctatgCCATGTTCTTATTCATCATCACCACCCTCATCCTCCCTTGGTGCGCCCCCTGCCTCGCAGGAAGTAACAGCCGGGGAAGGATTTTGCAGAAACACATCGTCTCAGACTCCTGTGGCAGAATCCACAGTGGAACCTGGGCTCCCTAGTTACAACAGAGGCCGGAAGAGGACCTGTAAAAGAGCAGCCTCTACCAAGTCCGCCTCCACATTTGCCCGAGCCCCAACAAACCTCACCACAGACTCTGTGTCATTCCTGCCaggcacagagaaagagagtcatGTTGCTGGCTGGGAGGTTCCTTTCTCTACAG CCGAAGCAATGTCGCCCAAATATGACGAGGTGGTCATCAGTGACAACGATGATGATGTCATTGTAGAGGCTGTGGTTCGCGCAGTGCAGTTGAAGGAAGATGAGGCATTTGCGCGCAGTCTTCAG gaACGGTTTGACCGAGAGGAGCAACTGCAGCAGGAACAAAGGAGACAGCAGGAAGCCATGGCGCCCAACAGACCCCACCACAACTACCCG TATGATCCTCATTTAGGGATGAACTGGATGTCGCCCTGGCCCTCAGCAGTGAACTACGCAGCTTTTTCGCCTCTCGTCGCGGGATTAGAGGAAG tGTGTGTTGAATCATTCAGAGTTGATGGGAAGGCGCAGAGGAAGAGGCCGATCTCGCGCTCCTCGTCGCAGAAACCCCCGTCATGTGGTCTCTTCCCTCTTTGA
- the LOC110522511 gene encoding ADP-ribosylation factor-like protein 1, whose protein sequence is MGGFFSSLFSGLFGTREMRILILGLDGAGKTTILYRLQVGEVVTTIPTIGFNVETVTYKNLKFQVWDLGGQTSIRPYWRCYYSNTDAVIYVVDSSDRDRMGISKSELVAMLEEEELKKAILVVFANKQDMEQAMTPTEVANSLGLPALKDRKWQIFKTSATKGTGLDEAMEWLVESLKSGQ, encoded by the exons ATGG GTGGGTTCTTCTCCAGTCTTTTTTCTGGCCTGTTTGGCACCAGGGAAATGAGGATACTGATCCTGGGGTTGGATGGAGCTGGGAAAACCACAATCCTTTACAGACTTCAAGTTGGGGAGGTCGTCACCACTATTCCCA CCATTGGTTTCAACGTGGAAACGGTGACATACAAGAATCTGAAGTTCCAGGTGTGGGATCTTGGAGGGCAGACCAGTATTAG gcCTTACTGGCGCTGCTACTACTCTAACACTGATGCTGTTATCTATGTAGTGGACAGCAGTGACAGGGACAGGATGGGAATATCCAAGTCTGAACTGGTGGCTATGCTTGAG GAGGAGGAGCTGAAGAAGGCTATACTGGTGGTGTTTGCCAACAAGCAAGACATGGAGCAGGCCATGACTCCCACTGAGGTCGCCAATTCCCTGGGCCTGCCAGCACTCAAAGACAGAAAGTGGCAGATCTTCAAGACCTCCGCCACCAAGGGAACAGGGTTGGATGAGGCCATGGAATG GCTGGTGGAGTCTCTCAAGAGTGGACAGTAA